In a genomic window of Equus asinus isolate D_3611 breed Donkey chromosome 11, EquAss-T2T_v2, whole genome shotgun sequence:
- the ALOX5AP gene encoding arachidonate 5-lipoxygenase-activating protein codes for MDQETVGNVVLLAIVTLISVIQNGFFAHKVEHESKTQNGRSFQRTGTLAFERVYTANQNCVDAYPTFLVMLWSAGLLCSQVPAAFAGLMYLFVRQKYFVGYLGERTQSTPGYIFGKRIILFLFLMSLAGIFNYYLILFFGSDFENYIKTITTTISPLLLIP; via the exons ATGGATCAAGAAACCGTGGGCAATGTTGTCCTCCTGGCCATCGTCACCCTCATTAGCGTGATCCAGAACG GGTTCTTCGCCCACAAGGTGGAACACGAAAGCAAGACTCAGAATGGGCGGAGCTTCCAGAGGACGGGAACACTTGCCTTTGAGCGGGTCTACACTGCCAA CCAAAACTGTGTAGACGCGTACCCCACTTTCCTTGTCATGCTCTGGAGCGCCGGGCTACTCTGCAGCCAAG TTCCTGCCGCCTTTGCTGGGCTGATGTACCTGTTCGTGAGGCAGAAGTACTTCGTGGGCTATCTGGGAGAGAGAACGCAGAG cACACCCGGCTACATATTTGGGAAACGCATCATACTGTTCCTGTTCCTCATGTCCCTTGCTGGAATATTCAACTATTATCTCATCCTCTTTTTCGGAAGTGACTTTGAAAACTACATAAAGACGATAACCACCACCATCTCCCCTCTACTTCTCATTCCCTAA